In a genomic window of Thermodesulfobacteriota bacterium:
- a CDS encoding dodecin family protein, whose translation MAVARITEIIGSSQKSWEDAVKNALDRANKTLRGLTGIEVTKMNAAIGDDGKISEYRAHVRITFILEG comes from the coding sequence ATGGCTGTCGCAAGAATCACGGAGATAATCGGATCGTCCCAGAAGTCCTGGGAAGACGCAGTGAAGAACGCGCTCGATAGGGCTAACAAGACCCTCCGGGGCCTTACCGGAATCGAAGTCACCAAAATGAACGCTGCCATAGGCGACGACGGCAAGATATCCGAGTACAGGGCTCACGTCAGGATAACCTTCATACTCGAAGGATAA
- a CDS encoding acyl-CoA dehydrogenase family protein produces MDFEFTEEQQMFRDTIRDFGENEIMPLVEEAEKNEKFPKHIFPKLGEMGFLGISFPEEYGGVGLDKITECIFAEEMGRINAGIAMCINAHTSLSCVPVYKFGTDAQKEKYLLPGVEGKVIGALGLTEPDAGSDARSIRCTAVKKDGRYVLNGVKTWITNGTMAEFVIVAAYTDKTKKGTGISLFIVDADAPGFTEKNKIHKLGHRSADTAELVFENCEVPEENLLVGEGGFNGAMATLLGARITHAAKSVGLSQAAFEFALRYSKEREAFGRQISKFQAISFKLAEMAVKIETARLLVYKAAWHYGRDDKESLQTASMAKLYAAEVVQWVATEAVQVLGGYGYGVEFPVERYYRDAKLASITEGTSEIQHVVIARELGI; encoded by the coding sequence ATCGATTTTGAATTTACCGAAGAGCAGCAGATGTTCAGGGATACCATCAGGGACTTCGGTGAAAATGAAATAATGCCGCTCGTGGAAGAGGCGGAAAAGAACGAAAAATTCCCGAAACACATATTCCCCAAGCTGGGCGAGATGGGGTTTTTAGGCATCTCGTTCCCCGAGGAGTACGGCGGCGTCGGACTGGACAAAATAACGGAATGCATATTCGCAGAGGAGATGGGGAGGATAAACGCGGGCATCGCCATGTGCATAAACGCCCACACGAGCCTTTCGTGCGTGCCGGTATACAAATTCGGAACGGACGCGCAGAAAGAGAAATACCTTCTGCCCGGGGTCGAGGGGAAGGTAATCGGGGCGCTCGGGCTTACCGAGCCCGACGCGGGCTCGGACGCGCGCAGCATACGCTGTACCGCCGTCAAGAAGGACGGCCGGTACGTGCTCAACGGCGTAAAGACGTGGATAACGAACGGGACGATGGCGGAGTTCGTAATCGTCGCGGCCTACACGGACAAGACAAAGAAAGGCACGGGCATCAGCCTCTTTATAGTGGACGCCGACGCGCCGGGTTTTACCGAAAAGAACAAGATACACAAGCTCGGGCACCGCTCGGCCGACACGGCGGAGCTCGTGTTCGAGAATTGCGAAGTGCCCGAGGAGAACCTCCTCGTGGGGGAAGGCGGCTTTAACGGCGCGATGGCCACGCTACTCGGCGCGAGGATCACGCACGCGGCCAAGTCGGTCGGGCTTTCGCAGGCCGCCTTCGAGTTCGCGCTCCGGTATTCCAAGGAGCGCGAGGCTTTCGGCAGGCAGATATCGAAGTTCCAGGCAATAAGCTTCAAGCTGGCCGAGATGGCCGTGAAGATAGAGACGGCCAGGCTCCTCGTCTACAAGGCGGCGTGGCATTACGGCCGCGACGACAAGGAATCGCTCCAGACGGCTTCGATGGCCAAGCTATATGCCGCAGAGGTCGTGCAGTGGGTGGCGACGGAGGCCGTGCAGGTGCTCGGAGGATACGGGTACGGCGTCGAGTTCCCCGTGGAGAGATACTACAGGGACGCCAAGCTGGCTTCGATAACGGAGGGCACTTCCGAGATACAGCACGTCGTCATAGCGAGAGAGCTCGGAATCTAG
- a CDS encoding nitroreductase family protein, with protein sequence MSQLISDDLPQAGDVHPLNTFESIGLRRSIRWYEPNKPVERWKIQAMLEASRIAPSAGNFNGQRAIVVYRDEDPEIWEFISDWSQITTQMAPILVFWCYDLSAYDTQGQQLHDLMRTGALDKAHGWEYERVNRLFPLPAILPDFVLHRLACIDLGNAIQNSILTATSLGLGCCLNGASGGARRNVKDKFNLPPSYVFCWLMTVGYPSESLDGGGTRGRPPFETMFYKGKVGQPFERDPKTVELLKELKMIQEPGPKPGRLEEINKLTIRFGLGEESLTDWKLTPSQLTDPVNAVDKKVEPLSPEEVKASAAGATEGDFKLVPTVKREVLDQYRKEKGIGDAD encoded by the coding sequence ATGAGTCAACTAATAAGTGACGATCTCCCACAGGCCGGCGACGTACATCCGTTAAATACGTTCGAATCTATAGGTCTAAGGAGGTCAATCAGGTGGTACGAACCGAATAAACCCGTCGAAAGATGGAAAATACAGGCGATGCTCGAGGCTTCGAGGATTGCCCCTTCTGCCGGTAACTTCAACGGGCAGAGGGCTATCGTCGTTTACAGGGACGAAGACCCGGAGATTTGGGAATTCATCTCCGACTGGAGCCAGATCACCACGCAGATGGCTCCGATACTTGTTTTCTGGTGTTATGATCTGTCGGCGTACGATACGCAGGGACAGCAGCTCCACGACCTCATGAGGACGGGTGCTCTCGACAAAGCCCACGGCTGGGAATACGAGCGCGTAAACAGGCTCTTCCCGCTCCCCGCGATTCTGCCGGATTTCGTTCTTCACAGACTCGCTTGCATCGACCTCGGTAACGCAATACAGAACTCGATCCTCACTGCTACGTCCCTCGGGCTCGGCTGCTGCCTCAACGGTGCAAGCGGCGGCGCAAGGCGTAACGTTAAGGACAAATTCAATCTTCCCCCGTCATATGTATTCTGCTGGCTGATGACCGTAGGTTATCCGTCCGAGAGCCTCGACGGCGGCGGCACCAGGGGACGCCCCCCGTTCGAAACCATGTTCTACAAGGGCAAGGTCGGACAGCCCTTCGAAAGGGACCCGAAGACCGTAGAGCTTCTTAAAGAGCTCAAGATGATCCAGGAGCCGGGGCCGAAGCCGGGAAGGCTCGAAGAGATCAACAAGCTCACGATCAGGTTCGGACTCGGCGAAGAATCCCTCACCGACTGGAAGCTCACCCCATCGCAGCTTACCGACCCCGTAAACGCGGTCGACAAGAAGGTAGAGCCGCTCAGCCCCGAGGAAGTCAAGGCTTCCGCGGCTGGTGCGACGGAAGGCGACTTCAAGCTCGTTCCGACGGTCAAGAGGGAAGTCCTCGACCAGTACAGGAAAGAGAAGGGCATCGGCGACGCCGACTAA